In one window of Caenimonas aquaedulcis DNA:
- the dusB gene encoding tRNA dihydrouridine synthase DusB: MHIGPYLLANNLFAAPMAGVTDRPFRQLCRRLGAGYAVSEMVTSRRDLWNTLKTSRRANHDGEPGPIAVQIAGTDAQMMAEAAAYNVDRGAQIIDINMGCPAKKVCNKWAGSALMQDEPLAISIARAVVEACAPHGVPVTLKMRTGWSLEHRNAVRLARAFEDVGVRMLTVHGRTREQGYRGQAEYDTIAAVKRAVRVPVVANGDVDSPEKARDVLAATGADAVMIGRAAQGRPWIFREIAHFLATGTHLAPPLVAEVKRLLLEHLQDHYTLYGEFTGVRSARKHIAWYVHTLPGAADFRAGMNSIEDCGAQLEAVARFFDELGSGMDRIPATPARVDCGGEQEAVEVDA, encoded by the coding sequence ATGCACATCGGTCCCTATCTTTTGGCGAACAACCTGTTCGCGGCGCCGATGGCGGGCGTGACGGACCGGCCGTTCCGCCAGTTGTGCCGGCGCCTCGGCGCGGGTTACGCGGTGAGCGAGATGGTCACGTCGCGGCGCGACCTGTGGAACACGCTCAAGACCTCGCGCCGCGCGAATCACGATGGCGAACCCGGCCCCATCGCGGTCCAGATCGCCGGCACCGACGCGCAGATGATGGCCGAGGCGGCGGCATACAACGTCGATCGCGGCGCGCAGATCATCGACATCAATATGGGCTGCCCCGCGAAGAAGGTGTGCAACAAGTGGGCGGGTTCCGCGCTGATGCAGGACGAGCCGCTCGCGATCTCGATCGCCCGGGCGGTCGTCGAGGCGTGCGCGCCGCACGGTGTGCCCGTGACCCTGAAGATGCGCACGGGCTGGAGCCTGGAGCATCGCAATGCGGTGCGGCTCGCTCGCGCTTTCGAGGACGTGGGCGTGCGGATGCTGACGGTGCACGGCCGCACGCGTGAGCAGGGGTACCGCGGGCAGGCGGAGTACGACACGATTGCGGCGGTCAAGCGCGCGGTGCGCGTGCCGGTGGTCGCGAACGGTGATGTGGATTCGCCGGAGAAGGCGCGCGACGTGCTGGCCGCGACAGGCGCGGACGCGGTCATGATCGGGCGCGCGGCGCAGGGACGGCCCTGGATCTTCCGCGAAATTGCCCACTTCCTCGCGACGGGCACCCACCTCGCACCGCCTCTCGTCGCGGAGGTGAAGCGGCTGCTGCTCGAACACCTGCAGGACCACTACACGCTCTACGGCGAGTTCACCGGCGTGCGCAGCGCGCGCAAGCACATCGCCTGGTACGTGCACACCCTCCCTGGCGCGGCGGACTTCCGCGCGGGAATGAATTCGATCGAGGATTGCGGCGCCCAGCTGGAAGCGGTCGCGCGATTCTTCGACGAACTGGGCAGCGGGATGGATCGCATACCCGCGACGCCGGCACGCGTCGATTGCGGCGGCGAACAAGAAGCAGTGGAAGTGGACGCATGA